In Bacillus cereus ATCC 14579, a single window of DNA contains:
- the bshC gene encoding bacillithiol biosynthesis cysteine-adding enzyme BshC, which produces MEIKEISVPQQGVVADYMNGKKEIQSCFDYMLTEDAFKQRLHDLREREFFRQDLVAHLLEYNTKLQAGESTLQNVKALGDENTYVVIAGQQAGLLTGPLYTIHKVISILQLAKEKEESLGVKVVPVFWIAGEDHDMDEINHTFVAKNKKMKKTIFYDRNPKKASASESELSVEDCRNWIEEIFKTYPETNFTKDVLKFVDDALKKSNTYVDFFAHLITKIFANSGLILVDSHHPELRKLEIPFFKRIISKYKEVQEGLRNQQEVIKELGYKPIIETKSHAVHIFMEIDDERVLLEDQQGKFVGKDGAHSFSYEELIEEMERNPARFSNNVVTRPLMQEYVFPTLAFIGGPGELAYWSELQQVFHTVGFQMPPVVPRLTITYVERDIATDLFDLQLRESDPFLNDVDKLRENWLSNQIEEPIDDHFEKAKKEIADIHTSLQQFVKKIEPGLGAFAGKNELKINEQIELLERMLKRNVEKKYEVQLNKFRRIQFALRPLGAPQERVWNVCYYLNQFGLDFVDRVMENPFSWDGKHHVIKL; this is translated from the coding sequence ATGGAGATAAAAGAAATCTCTGTTCCGCAACAAGGTGTTGTAGCGGACTATATGAACGGTAAAAAAGAGATACAGTCATGTTTTGATTATATGTTAACAGAAGATGCTTTTAAACAACGTTTACATGATTTGCGTGAAAGGGAGTTTTTCCGCCAAGATTTAGTAGCGCATTTATTAGAATATAATACAAAATTACAAGCGGGAGAATCTACACTTCAAAATGTAAAAGCGCTTGGAGATGAAAATACATATGTTGTTATAGCTGGACAACAAGCAGGGTTATTAACTGGACCGCTTTATACAATTCATAAAGTTATTTCAATTTTACAGCTTGCAAAGGAAAAGGAAGAAAGTTTAGGAGTTAAAGTTGTCCCTGTCTTCTGGATTGCGGGTGAAGACCATGATATGGATGAGATTAACCATACTTTTGTAGCGAAAAATAAAAAGATGAAAAAAACTATTTTTTATGACCGTAATCCGAAAAAGGCGAGTGCTTCTGAGTCTGAACTTTCTGTTGAAGATTGTAGAAATTGGATTGAAGAGATTTTTAAAACATACCCAGAAACAAATTTTACAAAGGATGTATTAAAATTTGTTGATGATGCTTTGAAAAAATCGAATACGTATGTAGATTTCTTTGCTCATCTTATTACGAAAATCTTTGCTAATTCTGGTTTAATCCTTGTTGATTCACATCATCCTGAATTAAGAAAGTTAGAAATTCCATTTTTCAAGCGAATTATAAGTAAGTATAAAGAGGTACAAGAGGGGCTTCGTAATCAGCAAGAAGTAATTAAAGAACTAGGATACAAACCGATTATTGAAACGAAGTCTCATGCAGTGCATATATTCATGGAAATAGATGATGAACGAGTATTGCTTGAAGATCAACAAGGTAAGTTTGTTGGAAAGGATGGGGCGCATTCCTTTTCATACGAAGAGTTGATTGAAGAGATGGAGAGAAATCCGGCACGTTTTAGTAATAATGTTGTAACACGTCCTCTTATGCAAGAGTATGTATTTCCTACGCTCGCATTTATTGGAGGTCCAGGAGAATTAGCTTATTGGAGTGAATTACAACAAGTATTCCATACTGTCGGTTTTCAAATGCCACCTGTCGTTCCTCGTCTTACAATTACTTATGTGGAGAGAGATATAGCGACGGATTTATTTGATTTGCAATTGAGAGAAAGTGATCCGTTTTTAAATGATGTCGATAAATTGCGTGAAAACTGGTTGTCTAATCAAATAGAGGAACCGATTGATGATCATTTTGAAAAGGCGAAAAAAGAAATTGCCGATATTCATACATCTTTACAGCAATTTGTAAAGAAAATAGAGCCAGGGTTAGGTGCGTTTGCAGGGAAAAACGAATTGAAAATTAATGAACAAATTGAACTGCTGGAAAGAATGTTGAAAAGAAATGTTGAGAAAAAGTATGAGGTTCAGCTAAATAAATTCCGCCGTATACAATTCGCACTTCGTCCATTAGGTGCACCGCAAGAACGTGTGTGGAATGTATGTTATTATTTAAATCAGTTTGGTTTGGATTTCGTTGATCGTGTAATGGAAAACCCTTTTTCTTGGGACGGAAAACATCATGTTATAAAACTATAA
- the panE gene encoding 2-dehydropantoate 2-reductase, giving the protein MKIGIVGPGAIGLLYTFYLQKSNQDVTLFTRTAKQAEELNETGVTCIRDGRCETVYPPVLPIESMVAQNLDYIFISVKQYHIDDVLPFVEGASSLIFLQNGMSHLQKMLKIGSENIAVGIVEHGAKKEGGHIVHHTGIGVTKFGVVCGQSIHFKKIFRYFPVTYFPVQIETDWEEIMHKKLVVNVCINPLTALLGVKNGELITNRFFYQMMEQVFQEVAFLIRGEKEMVWQMVRNVCEGTSRNTSSMLADVRANRQTEINAIVGYVLEEAKKQQLPVPTLQFLFDAIKGLETRV; this is encoded by the coding sequence ATGAAAATTGGAATTGTCGGACCAGGTGCTATTGGTCTATTGTATACATTTTATTTACAAAAAAGTAACCAAGATGTTACGTTGTTTACAAGAACGGCTAAGCAGGCTGAAGAGTTGAATGAAACAGGTGTAACTTGTATTAGAGATGGAAGATGTGAAACAGTATATCCACCTGTTTTACCGATAGAAAGTATGGTAGCACAAAATTTAGATTATATATTTATTTCTGTGAAGCAATATCATATAGATGACGTACTACCGTTTGTGGAAGGGGCATCATCATTAATCTTTTTGCAAAACGGAATGTCGCATCTTCAAAAGATGCTGAAAATAGGGAGTGAAAATATAGCTGTTGGTATTGTAGAACATGGTGCGAAAAAAGAGGGAGGGCATATCGTTCATCATACTGGGATAGGGGTAACAAAATTTGGAGTGGTTTGTGGTCAATCTATACATTTCAAGAAAATATTCCGTTATTTTCCTGTTACTTATTTTCCAGTTCAAATAGAAACGGATTGGGAAGAGATTATGCACAAAAAATTAGTAGTAAATGTATGTATCAATCCATTGACAGCACTATTGGGAGTTAAGAATGGTGAATTAATCACGAATCGTTTTTTTTATCAAATGATGGAGCAAGTGTTTCAGGAGGTCGCATTTCTTATTAGAGGAGAAAAAGAAATGGTATGGCAAATGGTACGAAATGTGTGTGAAGGAACGTCTCGTAATACATCCTCTATGTTAGCGGATGTAAGAGCGAATAGACAGACGGAAATTAATGCGATTGTTGGATATGTATTAGAAGAAGCTAAGAAACAGCAACTACCAGTTCCGACACTTCAATTTTTGTTCGATGCAATAAAAGGGTTAGAAACAAGAGTATAA